ATGTTGGTTTTGTTCACCCACATGCCAAACATGTTACTTTTAGTGtaatttaattctcaaaaagttGAAGGATTCAATTTTCTTGTTATGTGTTCTTATGGTTTATTGTAGATCTTGTCTTGTGTGTATTTTTATGATTTCATGAGATGAAAATTattgttttgtgtttttttaagtGTATTAGTTTTTACTTAGGACGGGTAATTTAATCTAAGGAATACTTGAGAAAAGAAATCGATTAATAGTGATTTAGAGTCAGAAAACGAGAGGCAGAATTTGTCGACACGTTGCCTGAAGAAGGCCTGGCATGGCGCTTCCCAGATACGCCCAGAAAACTGGGGTGGCACTCCTCCAGTGCGCCCAAATGTAATCTCTGATGTTAGGGGATGGTTCCATTCGCCCGTAACACGCCATGTTGCCTGCCCCACCCCTTTTTCGTCGGTAGTCCCATTTGAGCTCGTTTAATGCGTCTCTTCACTCCTTTTGAGAGAGTCCCTTAGAGTCGTTTTAAGttaaattgtgaattatttGAGATCAATCATCGATTTGAAGTAAGTTTTGAGGAATTGAATAATAGGATGAGAGATTAATATACATGATTTTCATCTAGTTACTTAGACCTATCAGTCGAGTTCTTTATGTCTATAACAACCACATGAATTCCATAAATCCTGTATCATTGAGAGAAGTAGTATCTCCAACTCCTAGGTCTTGAGCATTGAGTTCTTTATTCCTATCTTTAGTTAATAAGTACCTCTTCCTTCTTGAGTTGAGTaattcatgctcataattcctCATGAACTCTCCAAGTtgaaaattagaaaatcatCAACATGATATGcttaaccttgaatccatacaTCAATTTAAGGAAGGTTAAGAGTCAAGTCGATAAGTTAAGAGCAAGTTGAAGTAAAGCTTACAAAGATCTCTAAAGTCATTCAAAAAAtctttcactttgttttaaagacttaaagttcaagtaaagaaagagtaaagagtttaattaaatcgtaaaagctataagggaaataagtattccctaagagtttaagtttcaagttaagtaaagagcaagagttgagttcatttcttaaaatatataagGGTACTAAGTATTCCATAAGAGTTtataaatttctcaaatttaagtTTAAAGGGAACTAAGAAGTTCCTAAAGAGTTTTGAAATAAAGAGGGAAACATTGATTCCAAAGGGAGCTTCTTAAAGTTCAAGGGTTCAGCAAATTATCTCAagacaaagaaaagaaagtttcaattaaaaaatgagCTAAAGTACATTTTGGAAGTAGTATTTAGCATCGATATGGGGATGGGAGTTCATATTACCTAAACTCTCCATGTAAACTATGTAGCCTCCATGGGAATTTGtggttcatatttttttagatgatcacgtaaggtGAGGTAGTAGATACACTAAGTTGAGTAAGGTCCTGTAATTATAGCAAGGTGTACGATGGTCCTCTTGTAAGGTGAGATAATACGTTGTACCGTTACTTATGCTAATAGTGATGGTTGTTAGATAGAGAAACTCCCATAGTATTAGTTACATGGTTTCTCAAGGGGTTCTGCTAAGTATGAATACAGatatgagacttcattcatgcattgcacaagtagactttgagaggCAGCATGATATgtatttatgataataatatctTTTGTTAAGATCATGTTTGGAAACAACATTTCTTTGTATTGCACTGgttttaaattgtttatatTGAAACGAGTTTAGCTAAGTATCATAAGTTTAGTATTTTGACTTGAGtatacttagtcaaatatcatatCATTGAGTTAAGTATTAAATGTCttagttgagtatcttattatGGAGTAATCATTGGGTTTCAAGTTTGAGAAGATGTAAGTATGTTCCAATATTTTATCCATGTGTCAAGATTATGTTATACTATAGAATTCttcttacatgctcgtacattccacgtactgagCCAATTATCTTCGATCTTCTCATGATATTGAAAAGggtattcaggatcatcaacagGACCTTCATTGATATATCCCAATGTTCGAGTGAGCTATGTTCAGCCTCCTTGTTTTTGGATGATTTCATTTactctttaatttaattaggagGTCGTGGGTCGTATCCTAAATTCCACCTttgtcagttagaggcttcatagatagtcagtatAGTTAAGGAGTCTGtattttgcatttattttatgaaacGTTCTAAAGACTAATGTGGCCTATTTTATGGCTagttgaatatataattttttaatgttgttCCTTTGAGTTTACCGAATCTTGTTTCACTTATCTAGGTTTGTATGCTTAAGTGAATCTTCAGCTTGTATTCATCCAGGAAGAGGGTTCGGTTTGGGGAGAGAAATGGTCTTTAAGTGTCGGCCACATGCAGTGTGTAGGCTCGGGTCATgaaaaatttggtatcagagcaaaggCTTAAGtatcctagggagtctatgaagccgCATGAAGTAAAGTCTTTTTTATGAATATGAGGGCCCGACTTATGTAAATGAGGGACTACagatatttaagaaaattttccCTTGTTTCATACTCTTCATCGTGCGAAAGATCTAAGTCATAGAGATCTATTTTCACTCGTGCGTTCTCTTATTCATTTGACTACCCATcatactagaggtggttgaaaAGTGAAGTTAAAAGATCCTTATGGATGACTCGTTCTAACCAAGAATTTTTAGAAAGTTATGAGACTCCTAAGGAGCTTTAGAGAAGGCCAAGAGTAAgttaaatattatgttttataaGAATTCACCCATATTCACATGAATCATGCGTTTGAACTAAAAACGAGTAGTACTCTTTCTCATTAATATTGTTTCAGTGGGGATCTTAATGAGAGATAGTATGTTAGAGCATGGGTATGATTTTCACCCGAAAGAGTAGCTGCAGTTATGAGATCATCAACAGTACTAGTGAGAGAGCCATTGTTAGAAGAAAGTATGCAGAGGTATAGAGATCTACGAAACGGAGATTGTGTTTTAGCAAACTATGTTTGTATAGTCATGCACCTAATAAACTATTAATGAAAAGTTTCCCTTGTGATAGACTAAGAACTTATGAGATGTGAAGAGCTCAAATAAGAGTTAGAGTAAGTATTTCAAGTTATTATGAATTAGAGTATACCTTCACTAAAAAAACGGGTTACGGCAATGTGTCATTCTGTTAGTAATTAAAAAGTGTGAGTGGTCAATATACATATAGAAGAGGCAGAGTATTCATAATGGGATAGATTAATTTAGgcttatgaattttgaaaggaGAACATCATGGTATTCAGAAAATGATAGAGTTACTGGGAGATAAGACACATTAAGTGAGTAGGTAGCACTTAAGTTGTGAAATAAAATGTGATGGTAGTTAGAGTATGCACACCGAGAGCTGGTAAGGATTGACTAATTATCATGAAGTCCTAATGGGGAAGTGTTTCCAAATTTCCATAGTAGTAATGAAGTATGTATAGTAAAGAAATCATATTGATATTCGGGTTTAGTAATAAACATTAAGattgaatttgagatgagttTCATGATTAAGAGAATGACAACATGAGGGTAATAAAGTCAGTCTGGTATTTAAGTGGAAGATGATAAGGTGCGGTCCAATTATCCGTCAAGTTTCAAAATGTGTGCCAATGCCCTCGGGGAATTCTTGGTTATCAAAATTAAACAATGAAAAACATAAACACTTGTTCTGATATCTTGTGGCACAAATTTAATTATAGTGTTATTAATCATGGTTTGTCAATATACAGTGTAATTTGTTTCAAATCCTATCCACCACTAGACTACTAAAAATATTGGCAGGAATGAGTATGCTATTTGTCATCATAGTGTAATATCTTTGTCTATGTAAAGTAGATGTTAACAAGTGAATGCCAAAGATAATCACTAGTCTAGCGTTATCATTTTTCTTTGGTCAttcttatattttgataaaagctCTTTGGTCATTACTGCTACATTAGGATTGCAAGAAAGTTTTCTATGAGTGGAATGGGAAATGTTGGACATGCCATGGAATGGGATTTGCAAGTCACTACAAGAAACGAGGGAAGGAGACCATCTGCAAATGCATACCTTGCCTTGGAATCGGTACATGGACCTTACACTTATTTCATGTGGGTATTATGTATTCATGATCATTATTTGCCTTCTTTGTTCTTCTATACTTTGAAAAGTATAGAATGCATACTCATTAATTGAAAGCTTCTTTGTATATAGTAGTATACAgtaatctttatattattatgaaGTATATATTGTGAAGAGTATCTCAATACTAACTTCATGTCTATAAAAGCATATGTATTGAAATGATGCTACCTTACCATGTCTGAATATAATAACAATCATGTCTCAATTCCAAGCAAGTTGGGGGTGACTACAATTGCATATCTAGAAATTTGTTCAAGagtattgaaattttataaaagtcgATAAAGAATGTTGATGATTGGGTGCCCAAAATTTCTTAATCAAACTAAGAAGTATTTATCTAAACCATAAAAATAGTGTAATAGTTACTTACCATGATTGGTCAATATAAAGTCTAATCAGTTTCAAATTTTATCCACCACTAGActactaataaaatactcaGGAATGAGTATGATTTTTGTTATCCCAGTGTAATATCTTTGTCTACGCAAAGAAGATGTTTACAAGAGAACACTAAAGATATTCACTGGTCAAGGTTTGTCATTTATCTTTggtaattcttattttttgatgaaagCCCTTTGGTCATTATTGCTACTTTAGGATTGCAAGGAAGTCGTCTATGGGTGGACTTGTAAATGGCTAATCGCATGGCTACTAAATTCTCCATGTGTAATAATAACTAATATcccttcttatttttctttgtgaAATGCTTATCATAACATCTTCCCGCATCTATAGAAGTCTTTGTATAATTGTTACCCACATTGACCTATAAAGTCTCTTAATCTAATTGTTTATAGTCTTACTTCTCTTTTTTATCCCACTATTACCTTCCTTTTAAGTTCATATCTACCTAACGGGAGAAAACTTGAACATTATTTAAGAGACTTATGTTTGGCTATAAATGTTCCCTTCGACCAGAATCTTAAGGGTAATAATAATGCTTATATTAGTCTACTTCACATTGAAAACTCAAATATACTATCGAgatacacatgaaaaatcattaacttaattagaattttatgtCACTAAATAAAATCACGaatacatattttaatgcaCTTGTTAGTATAATAAGTAAGACctttattactttcatataagAGTCATAATACCACACTCATACTACTCACATTTATTGCAAAGTAACATCTTAATTTCTTAACTagtttaagacttagggtatttttgttttgtttcttttttgggtTTAGAATTTACGATTTAGAGTTTTATAGGGTTTAAAGCTTAGAGTTTTTTAGCTTCAAGCGTTTTTAGGATTTGTAAGGATTAGTGTTTCTTAGGTTTTTTATGGTTTACGGTTTAGGACATAGGATTTTTTGTGTGTTTAGGTTTCGAGTTTACCGATTGTTAGAATTCAGGGTTTAGAACCTTCTATTATTTAGGGTTTAGCATATATTATATAGGTGTTTATTGGGTTTAGAACTTAGAGTTTTTTAGAACAAGACGACAAGGTGtaaaaatatgtcttttttaaatattcaactttcaTTAGTATAAAGACCAAGACCtaatgattatattaattaacaataaatgatgaataatatgaaaactAAAAGTGGACAAAATCTATAATATAAggactaaaaattatttaaacatacTCACTTACCATagtaatttctatataataccccCAAAAGGGTTAATTCTGACTCCAACAAATTTAAGCTTCTCTATAGAAAATTAGTAACTTTATCTCGTTTTCTGAAATTTCTGAAGGGGTAAAAATTCAACGGACATGTGACACTATTATTGATGAAGTTCCGGTGGTGGTAGTTGATCACGAAACAAAGAATGTTGGTAAAATGGTGGATCTATTGAAGTCTTATGACTACAAAGGTGACATCTCTAAAAATATCTATTCAACTAAAACTCTTTGattcttttatatgaaaaaattcagTTTAATTACCTTTTGAAAAGagatttaattgatattatGCTTGTTGTGATTGTAACATCAATTCctttttgtattttagtttCTATCCAGTAAATCTTGAATTCATATGTTATAACAACATTTGTatacatttttatattgttttaagtataaataaatgtttttatgtgtttatagaAGAAGCAAATTAGACTGTTTAGTATTTGTTCTTACTAAAGGCATAGAAGAAGCAAATTAGATTTTTTAGTCTTTGTTCTTGTTAAAGGCATGTTATACACTCAATAGCCTTCCTCCATGAATATGTCTATGATTGTTcggtgggggggggggtgatTTGATAAtcttatgtaaatatttttctatttccaATTTTATTAGATATTCTAGAAGTGCCACAATTTTATGTTTAAGTCTAATTATTTAATCGAATTATGTATACATTTTTTACATTTGAGTTTTTTAAAGAACAATGTGTAATTTGTTCTTCAATAATTGATCATGTGGACTAAAATAATAAGGGAAGATTAATAAAATTcaccaaaattttttttttgttgaagatttaaatatttaaattatacaaatctATCTGtcacttttaaaacataataggAGTAACAAAGAGGGAAGATAAAGAGCAACATCAGAAGGGATCTGATAAGTTACctttaaaaaactttttatatttatttattatatgtagaaaaaaataagcattttttttatttcattctttaatttgataagGGTCAAAATTACCTGAGAACTATTCAAATGCAGCAAAAATATCTTTCGTTTGTTGAGTGTATTGAGGTTTTGTGTAGTTTCAGGTGAAAAAATTGTGTATTTGAGCATTGTTTATGAAATTTGTTTGAATATATAAAGGGAAAATTTGATTGAATTGTGGGTGTACTATTTGTCTTAGGACTGAAAGGACAAGGAATATGGTCTTATATTTGCTCGTTAATTTCAGCAAGGGTTGGTGTGGATTTTAAAATTGACGGGCTAATGAGTGTTAAATTACGTGATTTTCCATGGTTGATATTGATGTGTACTGGTCACGTGAAAAATTATCTTTCGCATGACACGCTTGATGACATTAGTAAAGTTAGGGGTATTTGTGAGCCAACCAAAAAAAGGAGTATTTTTAGCCACAACACAAATGAATAAGATTTTGAATATGCTTTTATGAGTATTagtcaaaaatattatatttattatgggtcacctattattattaatcaatcaaatcctcaattattgtttttatgtaCAATGgacaattttcataaaaatatttttaaaacatatataaattttacaacataagtttaaaacttaaaagataATGATGATACCACCATTTTATTTCTTCCTCTActctctctttatatatttaactatttatcaaaaataatactGTAAATAGTTTTTTAGGAAAATCTATCTAAGATTGAGATGTACTAAAATATAAGTTCATTAATATGTGCTACTGCATTACCTAAAGAAtgaaatataactttaaaattatgatgaatttatttTGGAGACGAGAAATGGACAAATCATGAcggtacatatatatatatatatatatatatataagaaaattttaCTGTCGCCTACGTGGTAGCTTCCCCATCCACAAAACCTTTCCACTTTACAATATTCCCTAAAATACCCTTTTTAAAAAGATCCCCCACACCAGCCGCCTCTTCAACCCAAACAATCTATCGTTTTACTTTCtgtttttccttcttcataCAACGTGTCCTTTCACCGGAAACAACCATTCATTCTGCCTTCTCTGAAACAACACGCCTCATCGTCAACGGTTTCAGCCTCTCTATAAAATGGCTAACACCCTTCGTAGCACCCATTCTCTATCACTTCTTTCTGTCTTTATGACTACAAATATAAACAGACTTCTACTTTCTGCCAAAGAAATTTAAACATGGCCTATTCACTTCTTTCTGATTTGGAGGCTACTCGCGATGACTGGCTGATTAGAGTCCGAGTCTGTCGGCAGTGggattttattaatttcaagCGCAGCCCAGAAATGATAAGCCTTGACATGATACTAATTGATGAAAAGGTATGCATAATTCACATCCTTCGcttctaatttttaatattgttaatATGCAGTGTCTTTCACATTAACTTCTCTCAGGGAACTTTGATGCACGCAATAATATGGAAGAACCAACTCAATAAGTTTGGTGATAAGTTGAGTGAAGGATTTGCAGTCATTATTAGAATCTTCAAAGTTTCATCATTAACCGGTGACTACAAACCAGTACAGTCGAActttaaaataacatttttgcaGAAAACTGCCATCCAAAAACTACAAGATGATATTGTCTATATCCCTAAGAATGGTTTTCAGTTTATTCAACCAGAAGTTATTCGCTCAAGgatcaacaacaacattctACTGTCAGgtatatttattactttcatttatGTTAGACGCTGTGTGGACCGTATACAATGAATAGTTCCCCTCCTAACTTGTAGATGTTGTTGGATGCTTATGCGGAATTGGTGATGTAGAAAGTGTGGGTTCAAAATGGCAGAAGCGTGACATACGCATTCTAACAGATCCGTAACATTCTTAACTCATTTACGTTCATATTCATTCATCCCCAAATTGCagcatcaaaactcatattGATTCACTGTGTAATACATTACAATTATCTTTCACAGATGATCTGACTATCAAAGCAAGGATAACTTTGTGGGAGGACCATGGCGAATCATTTTACCCCTATGTATATCCCAACGACTTTGGACCCTACATTGTCATTATCACTGCTAGAACAGTCAAAGAATTAAGAGGTATGTACTTATTCTGAACATGCTGCAACATTATAGTAGTGACATGTATATGCCGTTGTGACAATTTAGTTGTTGGTAATTTCATAACAGGCGAACTAACTTTTGCCATCACCGCTGCAAGTAAAATTTATGTCAATCTTAAAATGGACAACATCACCGCCTTGCTTCATAAATTCTCAAAGAAATCAGTTCATATTGTAACTATTGCGAGTGGAAACTCAAGTATAGTTCCCAATGCACAAGATATGTTTGAAAACTGGATGACTGTTGCAGAATTATTAGATTCTGAATAGAGTCTTCACATAGAGGTTAGTACCATAATAACCCTTCAAACAAAAATCACCTTTCCTTTTATGAACATAATGCCTCTTTTTAATATGTGTACCGATGTTTATATGTGTTAATGTATCTATCTTCATTATTCATATGGTAGGAATGTGTGGTTACACTCCGCCCGCAGATCACTGCAATAGAGAATTTTTTTGATTGGTATTACATTTCCTGTAAGTTCTGCAACAAGAAAGTTGAATCCTAAAATAGTGTCTACACATGCAAGAAGTGCAACAAACAATGTGACTTACCATTGATTAGGTAAGCAACTAATAAACATTCTATTCACACCTTATATTTGAAGGAACACTAACGTTTTATGCTCACACAGGTTTAAAATCCACATTAACGTCAAGGACAATAGTGGGAACACTACTTTGGTCCTGTTTAATGGAGTCGCTAAAAAACTTCTTGATACTTCTGCTCACAAGTTGGTTAATCGTTTGTCCAAAAGCGAGAGTAATATACCGCCCCAGATTCAAAGTCTTTGCGGGATGGAATTGGTCTTCAAACTCAAATTGAGCAGTTTCAATTTGAAAGAAGGGCTGGAAAACTATACAGTCACAAAAGTTTATGTGCCTGATGAAGAATTAGAATTGCAGCACCgcataaacaaagaaaaagggTTAAGGTATACAGTGTgaattttttgtcaaattcGAACTCTCTTGATAGTAAATCAGTCATCTTCTATACCATCCATTCAACTTAAACCCTCCTTAATTATTGGAATGGTTTTTACTGTACAAGGTAAATAGAAATTGGACGATTCCACTGAACAAACAGACTTCAAGGCGGAAGGATTAAACACAGACGACTCTAAAGAactttatgattaaaaatacaCTTTCATTTCCAAACAAAGAGTTTATTCAAGAAAGTTCAAGAAGCGAAGGAACTTATTTATAGCGGACAGTGAAGAGAGTGATGATGAAACCATAAAAGGACAAAGTAGAGTTATTTTTATGCTAGGGACCTTAACATTATTAGTTTGATCAAAAAGTGaaaactttttttgtttaacaGTGGCTATATAGTTGATGTTTGTTATGGTAGGTGATTAGGTTTGGTTTAGTGTCAAATAATCTTTCATTACTAAATGCACATTACTATCAAAGTTGAGTTGTTTATAGATTCCATCTCCCAACACACATTTTGCTCCTCAGGTTATACATAGCTACTTATCAGGTTCACAATTAGTCGCTCAACTTACGGTATTTTGAAAATCCTCACCCACAAACGTATGACACTTTGTTGGGAGTCGTTACCGCATAGTTGAACAATAAAATGCAATAAATACAAAACCATTTTCGGAGAAGTCAAACAAAGATACAAAGTTGTTGCATGAGCAGCTTTCTGTATGTCCCTTGCACCTCTCCAAATCTCATGCTGAATTGCCGCATTCTGCTCTTCACCACCAGACTATTAAGATATTGCATTTGCTATTCTAGCAAAGAAATATAACTCACTTTCGCCGTCATTACGAGGCCCATAAACCTGCATACAAAACTCAAAACACTTACTAAACAGATACAAAACTAGATCCATCTTCGCAGACATTGTTTGTGGTGGCTGTAAATCATCTGAAATGACAATTTCATCATTTCACAATTCATGAGATCTTGTAATACTAGGTACTaagatttgatatttttcctcTTTAGCAGGGATTAGTTTCATTGTCGTAATAGATACTCAGTACAGTCGAATGGCTGTAGAGACAAGTCATGTTTGAGAAAATCATTTTCACACTTTGGTTTTGCTAATGAATTagtcttgcaagtgattttttgtttctttatatgTCTCTTGTACATAAAatgttcaaatttaaaaaattgtcttCCATCAGTCAAATTATgtttaaggaaaataatatcaGCACTATTCTTTGAGAAAACAAAGGACATATTCAGGCATTGAATTAATGATCCGTCACCATATTTTCTATCACAAAGACATGAAAAGACTACacacttgagtgatagctaagTTTCATTCTAAGATAAAGCAAAACTCAGCAGAGATTCAACCAACAGACACGTAAAATCTTTTTGcatatcatttttaaaagtcatattCTTATACAGCCCAAGAACACAGGCATAAGTGCAATTCATGAGGAGCTTTTGATCTATGAAGAAGAACcaaactaaatttaaaaaacatCTTAATATCAATTATCTAAAACaatatgtataaaaatgaaCCATGAAGAAATAACTCATTCAGAAGGAGCTGTATTCAGAAgtgtctcaatctcatcatgttTGAAGTTATCTTTCATATTTGCGATGTGAGTATAAAAGGCAGACACTATACAAAATAACCAATTTGACAATTGCAACATATTCCACCACATAATCCCCACAGCATCTCTGTAGTACTAAAAAATATGTGGTTCAACACATAAACCACAATGAAACTAATtagttaaaactaaataaaaagaatcaacTACGAAAACAAAACAACATGACAACTGACTGTCTTAATGGACAACTCAACTCTGCCGCACCGAAACATTGTGTCCTTTCGAACTCTTCAAACACACAAATTCCACCCCCAGAACAAAATGGTGTGTCCTTTCATACAGTTAATTTACACTGATTCCTAATGATATAAATTAGGAACATACAATTACTTTCTTCATAACACAACTAAAATCCAACCTTCTGCTACTAAGAAATCTATTGCAACACATTGCTCTATCAAGAGAACCAGATTGGGCAGAAATCTAACCATCAAATCTATTGCACTACACTAAAAAATCAGTACACCATATATTTGCCAGTATTCTTaccaacataaatttttttaaaaattcagaaTTACCAGATCATGGGGCCAGACATAATGGATTCGATAACACACAGTATTAAGGCATTTTGTGGGTCTACAGATATTTCCTCCAACATTCAGGAACTACACCAAATTCTGCCTCATTTAGAAAGCAAATACAGGAagtccaaaaaaaatatgaagagtaATACATTAACAACAACCTATAATACGCGGACAGAGGAATTagtaaatataagaaaattactgCCAATGTATTCTCGCCTGAAGAGGAAACTCACATTACATCAGAGGAAATAAAAAGATCAACCACAGAAGCAAGAGGATTTGGTTGTACGTTTTCTCCAAAAAAATGGCAAGCGAGATGAAACTAACTAATATCACAACTATAAAACGGCAACAACAAATACATGGTACGTTCAAATTAACTCGAACATACCACCACACCCGACCCAATTAGTTAAACTGTATACTACTTAATACGTAGGAAATATAAAAACTGAAAAACGTGATAAAACATATCAATTACACATGCACATTATCTGTTACTATGTAACTCCCTTCTCTCACATTATGTGAATGCCTGAcacataaaacaataaatagaGAAATATGATTGCTAGAAATTAAATGAACCCATGCT
The sequence above is a segment of the Solanum lycopersicum chromosome 10, SLM_r2.1 genome. Coding sequences within it:
- the LOC109121285 gene encoding replication protein A 70 kDa DNA-binding subunit D-like, giving the protein MAYSLLSDLEATRDDWLIRVRVCRQWDFINFKRSPEMISLDMILIDEKGTLMHAIIWKNQLNKFGDKLSEGFAVIIRIFKVSSLTGDYKPVQSNFKITFLQKTAIQKLQDDIVYIPKNGFQFIQPEVIRSRINNNILLSDDLTIKARITLWEDHGESFYPYVYPNDFGPYIVIITARTVKELRGELTFAITAASKIYVNLKMDNITALLHKFSKKSVHIVTIASGNSSIVPNAQDMFENWMTVAELLDSE